A single genomic interval of Noviherbaspirillum cavernae harbors:
- a CDS encoding LLM class flavin-dependent oxidoreductase — MQWRCFGQAEQRPGSPLRISFRELLAHHRGRPLSTWSTDRFRSKPDLSGFQGGLIPSFPMTDEPWVISSFLARETKTFRFMIPFQPGFLNPVVAARMTATLQRAIGGRALYNVITGGGGPAQLWWGDSAGHDDRYTRTTEFLDVVRDVWNGGPFSYQGKFYQVENAGLPDPLSLEEFPEIYFSGSSDAALASASKHADHYLTWLEPFDALRKKFRRVKERTEVLGRKIKCAVRVDIVARPTEEEAWTEVRRGFEQIDKATLENFFGNGAGDSVGASRQRANRPTTINSYRDLIIEPNVWSGFSLLHGGQTQGIVGSYQ, encoded by the coding sequence GTGCAGTGGCGCTGCTTTGGTCAAGCCGAGCAACGGCCAGGCTCGCCCCTGAGAATCAGCTTCCGTGAGCTTCTTGCGCACCACCGCGGACGTCCGCTTTCCACTTGGTCGACAGACCGCTTCAGGTCGAAACCGGACCTGTCCGGCTTCCAGGGTGGACTGATTCCATCCTTCCCGATGACGGACGAGCCATGGGTAATCTCGTCCTTCCTCGCACGCGAGACAAAAACCTTCCGCTTCATGATCCCGTTCCAGCCGGGCTTTCTGAATCCGGTGGTGGCGGCGCGCATGACCGCCACACTGCAACGCGCGATCGGCGGACGTGCGCTGTACAACGTCATCACCGGCGGTGGCGGCCCGGCACAGCTCTGGTGGGGCGACTCGGCGGGTCACGACGACCGCTACACCCGCACCACCGAATTCCTCGATGTCGTACGCGACGTGTGGAACGGCGGCCCCTTCTCCTATCAAGGCAAGTTCTATCAGGTCGAGAATGCCGGCCTGCCCGATCCGCTGTCGCTGGAGGAATTCCCGGAAATCTATTTCTCCGGCTCGTCCGACGCGGCGCTGGCCTCGGCATCGAAGCATGCCGACCATTACCTGACCTGGCTGGAGCCCTTCGATGCGCTGCGCAAGAAGTTCCGCCGCGTGAAGGAAAGGACCGAAGTGCTGGGCCGCAAGATCAAGTGTGCAGTGCGCGTCGATATCGTCGCCCGCCCGACGGAAGAAGAAGCATGGACGGAAGTGCGGCGCGGTTTCGAACAGATCGACAAGGCCACGCTGGAGAACTTTTTCGGCAATGGCGCGGGCGATTCCGTCGGCGCGAGCCGTCAGCGCGCCAACCGCCCGACCACGATCAACAGCTACAGGGATTTGATCATCGAACCGAACGTCTGGTCCGGCTTCAGCCTGCTGCACGGCGGTCAGACGCAAGGCATCGTCGGCAGCTACCAGTAG
- a CDS encoding OsmC domain/YcaO domain-containing protein produces MEIKVNFLDKLRLEAKFDDFTVVSDQPIRYKGDGSAPGPFDYFLTSSALCAAYFVKLYCNTRNIPTENIRLSQNNIVDPENRYQQIFKIQVELPEDISATDRQGILRSIERCTVKKVVQAGPEFVIEEVANLDADAQALLTLNPASEASTYITGKDLPLEQTIANMTGVLADLGIKIEIASWRNIVPNVWSLHIRDAHSPMCFTNGKGATKESALASALGEYIERLNNNHFYAGTFWGEDIANAAFVHYPNERWFKPGRKDALPAEILDEYCLQIYNPDGELRGSHLVDTNSGNVQRGICSLPYVRQSDGEVVYFPSNLVENLFVSNGMSAGNTLVEAQVQCLSEIFERAVKREILEGEIALPDVPQEVLAKYPGIVAGIQGLEEQGFPVLVKDASLGGVYPVMCVTLMNPRTGGVFASFGAHPSFEVALERSLTELLQGRSFEGLNDLPRPTFASEAVTEPYNFVEHFIDSSGVVSWRFFSAKADYDFVEWDFSGQGENSNAEEAATLFGILEDMGKEVYTAVYDQLGATACRILVPGYSEVYPVEDLIWDNSNKALLFRADILNLHRLDDAALEALLERLENNELDEYGDIATLIGIEFDENTEWGQLTVLELRLLINLALQQFEEAHELVGAFLQYNDSTVERGLFYQALNVVLEVLLDDELELDNYVVNFRRMFGNPRMDAVIGSVDGSVRFFGLSPASMKLEGLDRHLRLLDSYKKLHMARANVAAISS; encoded by the coding sequence ATCCGCTATAAGGGCGATGGCTCGGCACCTGGTCCGTTCGATTACTTTCTGACCTCATCGGCCTTGTGCGCGGCTTACTTTGTCAAGCTGTATTGCAACACTCGCAATATTCCTACCGAGAATATCCGCCTGTCGCAGAACAATATTGTTGATCCGGAAAACCGTTACCAGCAGATTTTCAAGATTCAGGTCGAGTTGCCAGAGGATATCTCTGCCACAGATCGCCAAGGTATTTTGCGCTCCATCGAGCGTTGTACGGTGAAAAAAGTGGTGCAAGCCGGGCCCGAGTTTGTGATTGAAGAGGTAGCGAATCTAGATGCCGATGCTCAGGCGTTGCTGACCTTGAATCCGGCTTCTGAAGCGAGCACTTATATTACGGGTAAGGATCTGCCGCTGGAGCAAACCATCGCCAATATGACGGGCGTTTTGGCGGACCTGGGCATCAAGATTGAAATCGCTTCGTGGCGCAATATTGTGCCCAATGTGTGGTCGCTGCATATCCGCGATGCGCACTCGCCGATGTGTTTTACCAATGGCAAGGGAGCGACCAAAGAAAGCGCGTTGGCGTCGGCGTTGGGAGAGTATATCGAGCGGCTCAATAACAACCATTTCTATGCCGGTACGTTTTGGGGCGAAGACATCGCCAACGCGGCGTTTGTACATTATCCGAACGAGCGCTGGTTCAAGCCCGGCCGTAAAGATGCGCTGCCGGCCGAAATTCTGGATGAGTACTGCCTGCAAATTTACAATCCCGATGGCGAGTTGCGTGGCTCGCATCTGGTCGACACCAATTCCGGCAATGTCCAGCGTGGTATCTGTTCGCTGCCGTATGTGCGGCAGTCGGACGGCGAGGTGGTGTATTTTCCGTCCAACCTGGTCGAAAACCTATTCGTCAGCAATGGCATGAGTGCCGGTAATACGCTGGTCGAAGCGCAGGTGCAATGCCTGTCGGAGATTTTCGAGCGAGCGGTCAAACGCGAAATTCTGGAAGGTGAAATCGCCTTGCCTGATGTGCCGCAGGAAGTGCTGGCGAAATACCCTGGCATTGTGGCCGGCATTCAGGGCTTGGAAGAGCAGGGCTTTCCGGTGCTGGTGAAGGATGCGTCGCTGGGTGGAGTGTACCCAGTGATGTGCGTCACCTTGATGAACCCGCGGACAGGCGGTGTGTTTGCCTCGTTCGGCGCGCACCCAAGTTTCGAGGTGGCGCTGGAACGCAGTCTGACGGAATTGCTGCAGGGTCGCAGTTTTGAAGGCCTGAACGATTTACCTCGGCCCACCTTTGCAAGTGAGGCTGTCACTGAGCCATATAACTTTGTTGAACACTTCATTGATTCCAGCGGTGTGGTGTCGTGGCGCTTCTTCAGTGCCAAGGCTGATTACGATTTTGTTGAATGGGATTTCTCTGGCCAGGGTGAAAACTCCAATGCCGAGGAAGCCGCGACCTTGTTCGGCATTCTCGAAGACATGGGCAAAGAGGTCTACACGGCGGTGTATGACCAGTTAGGCGCCACTGCCTGCCGGATTCTGGTGCCGGGTTATTCGGAAGTTTATCCGGTAGAAGATCTGATCTGGGATAACAGCAACAAAGCGCTGTTGTTCCGCGCCGATATTTTGAACCTGCATCGCCTGGACGATGCCGCCCTGGAAGCACTGCTTGAGCGTCTGGAGAACAACGAGCTGGATGAGTACGGCGACATCGCCACCTTGATCGGCATTGAATTTGACGAGAATACGGAATGGGGCCAGCTCACAGTTCTGGAATTGAGGCTGCTGATTAATCTAGCGTTACAACAATTTGAGGAGGCGCATGAACTGGTGGGCGCCTTCCTGCAGTACAACGACAGCACGGTCGAGCGCGGATTGTTTTATCAGGCCTTGAATGTGGTGCTGGAGGTACTGCTGGATGACGAGTTGGAACTGGACAATTACGTGGTCAATTTCCGCCGGATGTTTGGCAACCCGCGGATGGACGCGGTGATCGGGTCAGTGGACGGCAGCGTGCGCTTCTTCGGCTTAAGCCCTGCGAGTATGAAACTGGAGGGGCTCGATAGGCACCTGCGCCTGCTCGACAGCTACAAAAAACTGCACATGGCGCGGGCCAATGTGGCGGCTATATCCAGTTAG